One Perca flavescens isolate YP-PL-M2 chromosome 16, PFLA_1.0, whole genome shotgun sequence genomic window, cagcctttaaaaaaccaggaaaagaaaacacttatgcctagggctgctccctcttagtcgattagtcgactcaTCGGTCCTTTTgatcttagtcaacttagatttctttagtccattagtcatgttttacgcttttttcatgctgaatgactgaCTTATttaagaaacgtacgagcacatctctggtaaacaccagaattaaagtggtgcttttgcatgactctttgcggagaaactccaATTtccagatctgtcgattaaatcaactaatcgattagtcgatacaattgaatgagtgttagtcgactaagaatttcttcaatcgagcacagccctacttatgccatattacaaaattacgatatccaaaatctaagacgatatctagtctcataccacaatattgatataattTATAAAGACGTGCGATTCTGAGGAAATCTCACCAGAATATGTTCCATGCAGGCTACTGAGGTTAGTGGAGGAGGCGTGTATGTGCAACAGCGCTCCCATTtcgagcagcagcaggaggaacGACAGAGCCATGCCCTCtgggtgcagcagcagcaggccaaTTCCCAGCAGGCCGCAGAACAGCAGCAAGGGAGCCGAGTAGACGGTTCCCAGTCCGTAGGCCTTCACGGCGGGACTGCTGTCCACCTCGCCGGCCCCGCTCAGCTCGCCGCCGCCGTCGTCCATGGAGCGCCGCATGCGCTGGTAGATCTGGGGGATGAGGTGGTGCAGCTCGGCCTGGGGGCTGATGCCGGTGCTCGCCCGGTAGCTCGGCGGGGGCAGAGGCGACGCGCGGCCTCGGCCCGCGCGGCCCCTGGTCTTGACGAAGACCGTGAGGGGATCCAGCCAGATCAGGGACAGCCCCAGCGCCACCAGACAGAAGGCGGCCCTGGGGAGGGCCAGCTGGGCCAGGCCGATCAGCTCGGCCAGGTTCCTGAAGCTGTCGTCCGGAGTGGCGCTGACCGCCCAGTGGAGCGCCAGGCACACGGACAGCAGCGGCAGGACCCAGTGGGCCGCAAACGCCGTCCCGCCGGAGGAGTTGAGGTTGCCGTAGTGGCGGAGGCAGCGCCTCAGCAGGTAGGTCCACAGCCCCAGGGAGAAGACGGAGAGGACGTAGTGCAGGTTCTTCAGCTGGCTGTCCTGCAGCCGGGAGAGGGGCGAGAGGAACGGAGACGGCTGGCAGGAGCCCTGCTCCTCCCGACAGGCgtggaaggagagggagaggtagAGGCTGCCGACGAGGAGCCCCAGGCAGGCCAGGAGGACGCCGCTCTCCCTCCTCACGGTCGACGGGGACGGGGCCGCGGGCGGCAGGAACCCCGCGGCCTTGAGGGGGTCGTGGATGGGCGGCAGGAGCAGGCCATCCCAGTTGAGGTGGACGGGAATGTAGAGCGCCAGAGAGAAGACCAGAAAGGTCACCGCCCGGCCTTCGGCGATCACGTAGCTGTCCGAGAGCAGGGAGGCACAGCGGAGCAGTGGCACCAGGAGCGGCGGGATGAGGAGGCGGCACGGGGTCAGCCAGGCGGCACGCTTGGGTGCTTTGGATCCGTTTTTGTCCGTGGGGACGACGGCGGCGGCAGTGCCGCCGCGCCGACGGGCTCTCCAGAGAAAGAGGAGCTCGGAGCTGAGGGCGGCGGCCGCCAGGCACCACGCCACCTCCACGTAGCCCCGCGCGAGCAACTGACAGGCGGCCGCGCAAGCCCCCGCCGCCAGTGCCACGACGAGCGGGGCCGTCAGCCCGGGAGCGTTCTCCCTGATCAGCGCCGGGGACAGCTCAGACAGGACGAAACACGTCAAGCAGGCGAACGCCAGGATGGCCAAACCGACCACCATCTTAAGGGGGTTGAATCGAGCCCAGGTGGCTCGGCAGGTGTCTCGGACGGAGGTGAGGTAGGCCTGCAGCGAGGCGGCCAGCTGCGGCGAGGGTGACCGACCCGCTCTAACCGAGCTGAGGTACTCGGAGGAGAGGCGGGAGAATTGGCGCTTCAGCTGAGAGAGGCTCTCTGGCGGGATGTCTTTGGCCATGCCGGAGTAAGTCTCTAGGAAACGGTTAACCTTCAGAAACACAATAGGCACGAGGTGaatacacaaacaacaacaataaaaaaaaacacccgcACACAATAACTGAACATGCTCCATGATATGTGAAGTCTgatgggttgtttttttttttttgaaactgTGCTAGACAGCTCCTAACTGAGGAGAGCACCTGTTTTGCATTGATCCACAGTGCCTCCAGCTGGCTGAGACGCCCAACTGCACCTTCTGTCTGCCCGTGGGGGGGGAATAGAGGCAAGAGGACCTGCCCCACGCTGCTGTACGGGATGGGAACTCCAAGCAGCAGAGCCAGGGTGGGCACCAGGTCTGTCTGGGGCACCACGTCCGGTTCACTCTGCAAAGAGGAGGAAATGGATTACTACTCCCATTATCGGTGTATTTTTAGGGTCAGACTCGTAACATTGTTTACTCACTGTGCTTATTCTTTGATCAGTTAGTTCCTGATTTTAAAGGGAGACCACTTTTGAAGGAAGAAATAGAAATAACCTCTTCctttttacaaatgaaaagatTGCTTGGTCTAGTAGCTAGTCTACTTTGACTAGTAGCTCACggtggctaatgttagttaACTTTAGAGAGACGCCGTCTAACTGATATTGACTATTGAATATGTTTGAATACTCTTTTTGTACTTGCAGCTGACTTAAGAGAACTTTAGGAAAATAATGCAAATCCACTATGCCATTATCTTGCAATCTAACATCTGTGGCCACAGTGGCTGATGTTTGGCTAAAGTTACTTAGCATAGCATTAAATTGCTGGATTTATTTAGGCAACCTGCTTgtaacccagccctagttaggACAATAAATAGATCAAAAAACTGATTCAGCTTCACGTATTTTATACATGAACTGTGCAACTTTTTGAACTTTATTTCCCCATAAATGACCATAATTAGTCCCTTAACTGCAAGCAGATTAAGAATAAAGGACTCCGTTAACTCAAGCAGTCAGTGAGCCACCACGGCAGCGCCATTTATTATTGAAATGGGTGGATTAGTTCACTCCTTGTGTTGCAGTGGTATTTTCTGTGTACTCCTGTAACCTACGATTCTCCACAACGTATTATGCAACGCTCCAATTACACTGCAATTATGGAAAATCATCGGTGAAGTTCACTTTTCTAGTGCGAGATCCACTTTTATCCCTGAATAGGCAGAGACCAGCAACCTGCCAGCATCAATTTAGTGGATTCGGGGAACTGCACAGCCAACCATGAACAGAAATCGATCATGCACTGAATGTCTTGATGTTTCATATTCATAATATAGCAAACACTCTGCTGATTTGGTGAGATAATCcatgatataaatattttttagttgtttttggatataataaaatgacataaaacacacacaaacagataaaaAGGTTCCTTATTTGTGGACAGAATTCCGTTTTTTTTCGTCTGTTTGACGGCATTTCATGTTCTTTCAAACGGTCCAGGAGTCAAAGGTTTCTCTCTGCCAGTTATTGATGGAATATAATGCGTCTGTTCTGTCAACTTTCAGCAGTCTAAAACCAtgcttctctctcactctgcaTTTCATTTACATCTGGTTAACGGATTACCGGAATGAGGCTTTTAGCAGCGACACAACAGGAAATCTGATGTGACCATCAGCAAATTCAGTTTTACAGAGCCAAGACTGGCCCTATTATCACttagtttttattatattatttatgttattacCATTCTTAGTAATGCATAGAACGTCTATGCTTTTGCAAGACTTTGTGTGTTATCGCGGGTCTTAATCAAGTCTTAACAGGTGCTCtgagcgatgttgggtgacgttactccttgttgacgttcaaagtgttgtcaaacaaaacgaggctagctcgcccctccctcctcctcctcatcccctccccctttttttttacagtgtgttcaggggacaggcagctcgcggacagtgaggagatgtttgctgtatgtgacaaaaaatgttgtagcctaaaagaAACgcacagagggtgaatacaggtgcagcagccatgggcagtatgaggaaaattaagtgttttttgaacactTAACCTCATGTTTTTTGAAATTaagcatataaaaaaacaacaacctgaaaGCAGTATATGTTAGGTCTCCCTTAATACTTTGCAGACCTGGCTATTAACCCCTTATTTCTTAACTGTCAGTATAGTATTTTACTAACTTAAAAAGTGGGCCAGAACTGTCATTTAATTAGgcatattatttttgttttttacgtaGACATGTTTTATTTCGATTTCTACAGTATGTCAAAGTACATTTAACATTAGGTTTGCACACATTTaactattgtttttatttatttatgtatttgatACAAACTCATAGGGATATAGGGGTTATATATAGGGATTCTTATATATAGGGATTCTTTAGACAGAATCCTACTGCGTTCTTgaccacaaaataaaaattctTCTTTGTGCATGTCCTTCCTTCACATATTAATCATCTCATGTGAGAAAACTGActgtgaagaaagaaaaaaagaaaaataaataaagctgtcTACTCTACCGACCTGGGACGGCGGTCCGGGAAACAGAGGGGACGGGCTGTAGAGGAAGATGGCAGCGTCTGTCTCCTTCTGACTTTCTCCGCCGTGATCTCCAGTGTCCGTCATCCCGTGATCTCCCATCACCACCAGGAGGGTGTCGTTGTGCAGACGGTCAATCACAGACCTGGAGGAAAAGCGTGAATATGGTGCGAGGGATTTCAAAGAGAGATTAATTAGGCTTCCTGCTATTCAAATCCATGGTATGACATGTGGAATGTCTGATTTGAATATGAAATCATTAATCAATTGCAGTCATTGTAAGCAGGGTTACCCCTTCCAAAAGAGCTATCTGGATCAGCATCTTCTAATAACAGTGTTACTAAGTGACAGTGACTTATCTACAGCACTGCTGCTGTGAAACAAGCTTGTAGCAGCTGCGCCGTTGTCTGACCTGATGACTCCATCCATCTGGGTGAGCTTGTCGGCCATGGCCGGGTGGTCGGGACCAAACCTGTGGCCGCAGTGATCCACTCCGAGGAAGTGAGCAACCAGGACATCCCAATCGTCGCCCACCACTGTCAAAAACCAACAGCAAGGGACGGGCGGAGAGATGTGAAGCGCGAGGACAATACCAGAACAGTGCAGAAGTGCAGAAGTGGATACGTACTAGTTGTGTAGAGGTGCTGGAGGATCCCATTGTCCACGGTGTGCAGATCCTTCACGTTGAAAGAGGGGAAGGGCAGAGAGCGGTGGAACTTCTTCGGAAAAAGATTCTCCCAAGTGTCGTCGCCCATGAACACCACTCGTTTGCCTGTGAAGGGATTACGCACATTTCAAATGAACTAAAATCAGACAACGGCGTTAGTTTATCCCAACACGTTTTCACCTATTAAAATGCACTTTTGAGGTGTGATTAAGTATGGTGTAGGAAGAATCTCTCGAGACTTTCTGCATTGTCCAATTCTAAAACTTTTCAACCCTTTGGAAATTTCCTTTTCAATGCTATATTTTGTTTCTTATTCAAAATTGAGATACGTCAGACTTTTACTAGGATACATATTATTAATATACTGGCATTATCGTGATAGATTATCTTATGACAGTAAAGCAGAGTTGTATCCTTCCTGTCTCCCAACGTTTGAAATGCCGGACTGCTCTGTGCTCCCGCAGTTCAGCTAAAACCCAAAACAGCCTACACAGTAAAGGTTTAAACTTTCAAGCATTAGGGTGTGGTCAGAACAGCCATACAGCGGTGCAGCCCTTTGATTTAATAGCCAATACTTCACCTCAGCCTTATATAAAAGACTGTgaatctaacacacacacacatatgtccATTTTTGCTCTTTGATATATAATGCCATGGGTATAGGTGCAGTTTAGTgtgtcccaaatgatgagggtcttatttgagacaggttagtttattattttccaaaaactgagtgTCCCAAAGCTACCGTCTGTGGGATCAAGACTGAAcgcttaaccctaacccatcttccagagaatttgggacactaaactgcacgtataccaaTGCCATGTATGTAGTAGGCTATGTCATGTGTAGTATTGCAGTGCACTGCAGACCATAGATACAACTGTGTAACTACTCACCCACTTGCCCAAACTGGTGGATGAGGTTGTCCTCCAGGATGGCACTGGATGCAAAGTTATTACCTACATCCACGAAGGTAGGCAAGGAGCCCGTGGTGAAGCCCTTGATCCTCTGCATGGTGGTGGTAGGCGGGTCAGCGCGGAAAGGGTACAGGCGGCTGTGGGAAGGCCTGGATGAGACCGTCTCCTCCAACACGGGCAGCTTGTTCTCGTACGGTCTCGGCGCCGTGTTGTTGGGGTCAAACCAAGCGAAATCGATCTTCAGGGCGTCGA contains:
- the pigo gene encoding GPI ethanolamine phosphate transferase 3, which produces MKGLPVLSLLLWMCAVYFVGIYLFVGGFLLVRLEVNRTSTCGDVLQPGEEPVDFCRVQPRFRRAVLLIIDALKIDFAWFDPNNTAPRPYENKLPVLEETVSSRPSHSRLYPFRADPPTTTMQRIKGFTTGSLPTFVDVGNNFASSAILEDNLIHQFGQVGKRVVFMGDDTWENLFPKKFHRSLPFPSFNVKDLHTVDNGILQHLYTTMVGDDWDVLVAHFLGVDHCGHRFGPDHPAMADKLTQMDGVIRSVIDRLHNDTLLVVMGDHGMTDTGDHGGESQKETDAAIFLYSPSPLFPGPPSQSEPDVVPQTDLVPTLALLLGVPIPYSSVGQVLLPLFPPHGQTEGAVGRLSQLEALWINAKQVNRFLETYSGMAKDIPPESLSQLKRQFSRLSSEYLSSVRAGRSPSPQLAASLQAYLTSVRDTCRATWARFNPLKMVVGLAILAFACLTCFVLSELSPALIRENAPGLTAPLVVALAAGACAAACQLLARGYVEVAWCLAAAALSSELLFLWRARRRGGTAAAVVPTDKNGSKAPKRAAWLTPCRLLIPPLLVPLLRCASLLSDSYVIAEGRAVTFLVFSLALYIPVHLNWDGLLLPPIHDPLKAAGFLPPAAPSPSTVRRESGVLLACLGLLVGSLYLSLSFHACREEQGSCQPSPFLSPLSRLQDSQLKNLHYVLSVFSLGLWTYLLRRCLRHYGNLNSSGGTAFAAHWVLPLLSVCLALHWAVSATPDDSFRNLAELIGLAQLALPRAAFCLVALGLSLIWLDPLTVFVKTRGRAGRGRASPLPPPSYRASTGISPQAELHHLIPQIYQRMRRSMDDGGGELSGAGEVDSSPAVKAYGLGTVYSAPLLLFCGLLGIGLLLLHPEGMALSFLLLLLEMGALLHIHASSTNLSSLHGTYSGGFNVPWTPVVLWSLAATQFFHATGHLPTFPSIQWGAAFVGFPDGHTGTLLPASLVTLNTFASHILFAAGCPLLLFWPLVCEVRGSRGARACGEEGEDAVMEMRLRENPQQFSSALLQLSTRYLFLLGAQVFASVCAAAILRRHLMVWKVFAPKLMFEASGFLVSSVSLLIGVSLVLRVDVAVGRWFKRLVPDASR